The following are encoded together in the Wolbachia endosymbiont (group E) of Neria commutata genome:
- the trxB gene encoding thioredoxin-disulfide reductase yields MKSYKLNTKVLIIGSGAAGYSAAIYAARANLEPIVLTGMQPGGQLTITTEVENYPGFVSIQGPELMEQMRLHAEKVGAKIVNDEIKSVEQLEGSNEYQFKSFGTFNNYHSNSVIIAAGAQAKWLDLESEKKFQGYGVSACATCDGAFFKNKVVVVVGGGNTAVEEAIFLTRFAKQVILIHRRNTLRAEKIMQDRLFKNEKIKIMWNHAVEEILGEENPKKVTGIRIKSTETESIQEMKVDGVFIAIGHAPNTGIFKGFIDMDEQSYIITEPGTTLTSRPGVFAAGDVQDKVYRQAVVAAGTGCMAALDAEKFLQA; encoded by the coding sequence GTGAAGAGTTATAAATTGAATACAAAAGTTTTAATCATTGGCTCTGGAGCAGCAGGTTATTCTGCTGCTATATATGCAGCGCGTGCAAACTTGGAGCCAATTGTACTAACGGGAATGCAGCCTGGTGGCCAGCTTACAATCACTACAGAAGTTGAAAACTATCCTGGTTTTGTGTCAATACAAGGCCCAGAACTAATGGAGCAAATGAGGTTGCATGCAGAAAAGGTTGGGGCAAAAATAGTAAATGATGAAATAAAAAGTGTTGAGCAGCTTGAAGGTTCTAATGAATATCAATTTAAGTCTTTTGGCACTTTTAATAATTACCATTCTAATTCAGTTATAATTGCAGCTGGTGCACAAGCAAAATGGCTTGATTTAGAAAGTGAAAAGAAATTTCAAGGTTATGGAGTTTCAGCCTGTGCAACTTGTGATGGTGCATTTTTTAAGAATAAAGTCGTAGTTGTGGTCGGTGGCGGAAATACCGCTGTTGAAGAAGCAATATTCTTAACTCGCTTTGCTAAGCAAGTTATATTGATACATAGACGCAATACACTAAGAGCAGAAAAAATAATGCAAGACCGACTCTTCAAGAATGAAAAAATAAAAATTATGTGGAATCATGCTGTGGAAGAAATACTCGGAGAAGAAAATCCAAAGAAAGTTACCGGCATAAGAATTAAATCAACCGAAACTGAAAGTATTCAAGAAATGAAGGTAGACGGAGTATTTATTGCAATTGGACATGCACCAAATACAGGTATTTTTAAAGGTTTTATTGATATGGATGAACAGAGCTATATAATTACTGAACCTGGAACAACTTTAACTAGTAGGCCAGGAGTATTTGCTGCAGGTGATGTTCAGGATAAAGTGTATCGTCAGGCGGTGGTTGCAGCTGGAACAGGATGCATGGCTGCACTTGATGCGGAAAAATTTTTACAAGCTTAA
- a CDS encoding MFS transporter: MQQVTKVILSSLICNTLLWYDHMLFGHLVNIIGGVFFSSDDQLTSVLKAFGVFAVGFLMRPIGAAIFGHIGDKHGRRVALLLSIILMTLSTVLIVFVPGYQNIGILASILLVCLRLLQGISLGGEAGNAPFLIEHAPKNKKGFFGSIEVLSAILGSILSLIVVLICKKVSDFESWGWRLPFIFSLGMGLVSIYMRYILDESPEYKKQKKPSELPLKELLSNYKKPFLISVGVDIVENSSLYIYLVFFSVLTEKVSTISTHFNHIVEILSQIALGGLAILFAILSDRIGREKVMKFAFIAFIIVSYPVFSMLRSGDYLQTIMAHILFIIPIAASLGPVSALMCELFPTKVRYSGFGLSRNIAAGFFGGLAPFICTTIIKVTGQGTSASFYMIFCASIGLIAILQIQGKEEHSSNHPKSKIAEDGTRRN; encoded by the coding sequence ATGCAGCAAGTGACCAAAGTAATACTATCAAGTTTGATTTGTAACACTTTATTGTGGTACGATCACATGCTCTTTGGTCATTTAGTCAACATAATTGGTGGTGTATTTTTTTCATCAGATGACCAATTAACCAGTGTATTAAAGGCTTTTGGAGTATTTGCAGTAGGTTTTTTAATGAGGCCAATTGGAGCTGCTATATTTGGTCACATTGGCGATAAACATGGAAGGAGAGTTGCTTTATTGCTCTCGATTATATTGATGACTCTATCAACCGTGTTAATCGTTTTTGTGCCAGGCTATCAAAATATTGGAATACTTGCATCAATATTGCTAGTTTGTTTAAGGTTACTGCAGGGTATATCTCTTGGTGGTGAAGCAGGAAATGCACCGTTTTTAATAGAACATGCTCCAAAAAATAAAAAAGGATTTTTTGGAAGCATCGAAGTTTTAAGTGCAATTTTGGGGTCAATATTAAGTCTTATAGTGGTATTAATATGCAAGAAAGTATCTGATTTTGAATCTTGGGGATGGAGGCTACCTTTTATTTTCAGTTTAGGAATGGGATTAGTCAGCATATACATGAGATATATACTTGACGAAAGCCCAGAGTATAAGAAACAAAAAAAACCATCCGAACTGCCACTAAAAGAGTTATTAAGCAATTATAAAAAGCCTTTTCTGATATCAGTGGGAGTGGACATAGTTGAAAATTCATCCCTTTATATATATCTAGTATTTTTCAGTGTGCTTACGGAGAAAGTATCAACAATAAGTACTCATTTTAACCACATAGTGGAAATACTCAGCCAAATTGCGCTCGGAGGATTGGCAATATTGTTTGCAATACTTTCTGACAGAATCGGAAGAGAAAAAGTCATGAAATTTGCATTTATAGCTTTTATAATAGTGAGCTATCCTGTCTTTTCAATGTTACGTAGTGGTGATTATTTACAAACCATCATGGCACACATTCTTTTTATAATTCCAATAGCTGCATCGCTTGGTCCTGTCAGCGCGCTGATGTGTGAATTATTTCCAACAAAGGTACGCTATAGTGGATTTGGTTTATCAAGAAATATAGCCGCTGGATTTTTTGGTGGTCTTGCACCGTTTATATGCACAACAATTATTAAGGTTACAGGACAGGGAACTTCAGCTAGTTTTTACATGATTTTCTGTGCATCAATTGGACTTATTGCTATATTGCAAATTCAAGGAAAAGAAGAGCATTCTTCAAATCATCCAAAAAGCAAAATAGCAGAGGATGGAACCCGGAGGAACTGA
- the rsmH gene encoding 16S rRNA (cytosine(1402)-N(4))-methyltransferase RsmH: MTHTPVLLKEMLSLLSPQNGKIYIDATFGAGGYSNGILASADCKVHAIDRDEAVTQFYDDLNTKYPDKIKLFIEKFSNIKSILSSIEPSSGIPLLDTGMTSNRVAEGIDGVVFDIGVSSMQLDNGDRGFSFLHDGPLDMSMDNSSHINASTFVNALREEEIASTIYNYGGERHSRKVARAIVKARKKKLIKTTFELAEIIRSVVFRGKSKIDPATRTFQAIRIWVNDELGELEKGIKAASEILNKNGKLIVVTFHSLEDRIVKTFFRDLCEPKSADSKKFSLLNKKVIKASEEEVKANPRSRSAKLRAIERLS, encoded by the coding sequence ATGACCCATACTCCAGTTTTATTAAAAGAGATGTTATCACTACTATCACCACAAAATGGCAAGATATATATTGATGCTACGTTTGGAGCTGGGGGATATAGTAATGGTATATTGGCTTCAGCAGATTGCAAAGTACATGCAATTGATAGAGATGAAGCTGTTACTCAATTTTATGACGATCTGAACACTAAATATCCGGACAAAATAAAGCTTTTCATTGAAAAATTTAGTAATATTAAAAGTATACTAAGCAGTATTGAACCATCTTCCGGCATACCATTACTTGATACTGGAATGACATCAAACAGAGTGGCTGAAGGTATAGATGGGGTGGTCTTTGACATTGGAGTTTCATCTATGCAGCTTGACAACGGAGATAGGGGATTCTCATTTTTGCACGATGGTCCACTTGATATGAGCATGGATAATTCTTCTCATATAAATGCTTCAACGTTTGTCAATGCTTTGCGTGAGGAAGAAATTGCAAGTACTATATATAATTACGGAGGCGAGCGTCATTCTCGCAAAGTTGCAAGAGCGATAGTAAAGGCACGAAAGAAAAAACTTATCAAAACTACATTTGAGCTCGCAGAAATTATACGTTCTGTGGTGTTTCGTGGAAAAAGCAAAATCGATCCTGCAACCAGAACATTTCAGGCAATCAGAATATGGGTAAATGACGAACTGGGTGAACTGGAAAAGGGTATTAAAGCTGCATCTGAAATTTTAAACAAGAATGGTAAATTAATTGTTGTCACCTTTCACTCGTTAGAAGATCGTATAGTCAAAACTTTTTTTAGAGATTTATGTGAGCCAAAGTCTGCTGATAGCAAGAAATTTTCGCTTTTAAATAAAAAAGTAATAAAAGCAAGTGAAGAAGAAGTAAAAGCAAATCCACGTTCGCGTTCAGCAAAACTAAGAGCTATAGAAAGGTTGTCATGA
- the iscU gene encoding Fe-S cluster assembly scaffold IscU, which produces MSYNEKILDHYENPRNVGSLDKNDPNVGTGLVGAPSCGDVMKLQIKVNEKGIIEDAKFKTFGCGSAIASSSLLTEMIKGRTISDVTQIKNTQIVQELSLPPVKIHCSVLAEDAIKAAIHDYQSKQNKSDDEGYESEDEENNSTVIN; this is translated from the coding sequence ATGAGTTATAATGAGAAAATTTTAGATCATTACGAAAATCCAAGGAATGTTGGCTCTCTGGATAAAAACGACCCAAACGTTGGCACTGGATTAGTTGGCGCACCATCATGTGGCGATGTTATGAAGCTACAGATAAAAGTCAATGAAAAAGGTATTATTGAAGATGCAAAATTTAAAACTTTTGGTTGCGGTTCTGCGATTGCTTCAAGTTCCTTGTTAACAGAAATGATAAAAGGAAGAACTATTAGTGATGTTACACAGATAAAGAATACTCAAATAGTACAAGAGTTATCTTTGCCTCCAGTCAAGATACACTGCTCAGTTCTTGCTGAAGATGCTATAAAAGCTGCTATTCATGATTATCAAAGCAAACAAAACAAGAGTGATGATGAAGGATATGAATCGGAAGATGAGGAAAATAATTCTACAGTAATTAACTAG
- a CDS encoding HesB/IscA family protein has translation MSECLKESGVTKKNKDPITITDRALGRVRYLLDQKDNTKKNTEESDEGYESGDDEGYEKAIGIRVLIKQRGCSGLKYDIEYAYDIRPFESVIEGSCSDGHKVKVLIDPKSLMFMLGSEMDYVEEKFSSGFIFKNPNEKGKCGCGESFHV, from the coding sequence ATGAGTGAATGCTTGAAAGAAAGTGGGGTTACAAAAAAGAACAAAGATCCTATCACTATAACAGATAGGGCCCTTGGTAGGGTAAGGTATTTATTGGATCAGAAAGATAATACCAAAAAAAATACTGAAGAAAGTGATGAAGGATATGAATCTGGGGATGATGAGGGATATGAAAAGGCAATTGGTATTAGGGTGTTAATTAAACAAAGAGGATGCTCTGGTCTAAAATACGACATTGAATATGCATATGATATTCGTCCTTTTGAGTCGGTAATCGAAGGAAGCTGCAGTGATGGCCACAAAGTTAAAGTACTAATTGATCCAAAATCTCTAATGTTTATGCTTGGTTCTGAAATGGATTATGTAGAAGAAAAATTTTCATCAGGTTTTATTTTTAAAAATCCCAATGAAAAAGGAAAATGTGGCTGTGGAGAAAGCTTTCATGTCTAG
- a CDS encoding iron-sulfur cluster co-chaperone HscB C-terminal domain-containing protein: MSSNYFALFEIEPAFNIGIDQLEKKYIELSRTDINEGQSKNIMNINKAYQVLKSPLKRAEHLLDFFDVKSQNDHPNSETLNESIEIREYLLDCDDLQFASRMIDKRIKECIKNLTNAFAKKKNNEAAKQVLRLKYLYKSFEEVKKNAANSNF; the protein is encoded by the coding sequence ATGTCTAGCAACTATTTTGCGTTATTTGAAATTGAGCCAGCTTTCAATATCGGCATTGATCAGCTAGAGAAGAAATACATTGAGCTAAGCAGGACTGATATAAATGAAGGGCAATCTAAAAACATAATGAATATTAACAAAGCTTATCAGGTGCTAAAATCACCACTAAAACGTGCTGAACACTTGCTGGATTTTTTTGATGTAAAAAGTCAAAATGACCACCCAAATTCTGAAACATTGAATGAATCTATTGAGATAAGGGAATATCTATTGGATTGTGACGACCTTCAATTTGCAAGTAGAATGATCGACAAAAGAATAAAAGAATGTATTAAAAATCTAACTAATGCTTTCGCTAAAAAAAAAAATAATGAAGCTGCCAAACAAGTTTTAAGATTAAAATATTTATACAAGTCATTTGAGGAGGTAAAGAAAAATGCAGCCAATTCAAATTTCTGA
- a CDS encoding Hsp70 family protein, translating to MQPIQISEPNRHNPDKVVFGIDLGTTNSLIAMVNKTGNLEIFKDEQGRELLPSVISYENNTLKTGYDVDTKAIYSIKRLMGKSIEELNKETINFEIDHESGKVIRVKCAEEKYLTPVEISAEILKALCVRVKKSTGLRVQKAVITVPAYFDDSARNATKYAAKLAGIEVLRLINEPTAAALSYSIEKNNNSGIYAVYDLGGGTFDISILKLHHGAFQVLAVGGDTKLGGDDFDHLLSSIVLNKYREKVGNNSSLDDSETHLFSSWIPVSATRMTPPATQTTYKLEHEVHGAGVYNIRTVKEYLSENASGTFEFNINGELFKCEITREEFEQAIRSLVNRTIDIVNRTISDIDLKIEDIKGIILVGGATRVPLVKNSLTKLFGNKILSDVNPDKAVVSGAALQAHYLTSNLKDKNILLDVLPLSLGIETMGGIVEKIIPRNTPLPVSEIKEFTTYVDGQTAMKVHVCQGEREMIGDNKSLAQFELKGIPLLPAGYARIEIEFTVNVDGILTVSAREKTTEIEQIVEVNSSFGLSEADIENMVNQSIELFDEDIKARSFAESKVRENKLKDLIESNSNLHSDTQKKILV from the coding sequence ATGCAGCCAATTCAAATTTCTGAGCCAAACAGACATAACCCTGATAAAGTAGTTTTTGGGATAGATCTTGGGACTACCAACTCTTTAATTGCCATGGTGAACAAAACCGGTAATCTGGAAATATTTAAAGATGAGCAAGGAAGAGAGCTACTGCCTTCTGTTATTTCATATGAAAATAATACGTTAAAAACCGGCTATGATGTAGATACAAAAGCAATCTACTCAATAAAACGACTAATGGGTAAAAGCATTGAGGAATTGAATAAAGAGACTATCAATTTTGAAATAGACCACGAAAGTGGAAAAGTTATCAGAGTAAAATGTGCAGAGGAGAAATATCTCACTCCTGTTGAAATTTCTGCTGAGATATTAAAAGCTTTATGCGTAAGAGTAAAAAAATCCACAGGTCTCAGGGTACAAAAAGCGGTTATCACTGTGCCAGCCTATTTTGATGATTCAGCGCGTAATGCAACTAAATATGCGGCAAAGCTTGCTGGCATAGAAGTGCTTCGTCTTATTAATGAGCCAACTGCTGCTGCGCTTTCTTACTCCATTGAAAAGAATAACAATAGCGGAATATATGCAGTTTATGATTTGGGTGGAGGAACGTTTGATATTTCGATATTGAAATTACACCACGGGGCATTTCAAGTTCTTGCAGTGGGCGGTGACACTAAACTCGGTGGTGATGATTTTGATCATTTGCTAAGTTCAATAGTGCTTAATAAGTATAGAGAGAAAGTAGGCAATAATTCATCGTTGGATGATTCTGAAACTCATTTGTTTTCTTCCTGGATTCCAGTGTCAGCTACTCGAATGACACCACCTGCTACGCAAACCACCTACAAATTAGAACATGAAGTACATGGCGCTGGAGTCTACAATATACGTACTGTAAAGGAATACCTGAGTGAAAACGCTTCAGGCACTTTTGAGTTTAATATTAATGGTGAGTTATTCAAATGTGAAATAACTAGAGAGGAATTTGAACAGGCAATCCGGTCTTTAGTTAATAGAACTATCGACATAGTAAACCGTACTATAAGCGATATAGATCTTAAGATTGAAGATATAAAAGGAATAATTTTAGTTGGTGGTGCAACCAGAGTACCATTAGTTAAAAATTCATTAACTAAACTTTTTGGAAATAAAATACTGAGTGATGTCAATCCAGATAAAGCAGTTGTGAGTGGTGCAGCTTTGCAGGCTCATTATTTAACTTCCAATCTAAAAGATAAGAATATTCTTCTTGATGTTCTGCCATTATCGCTTGGCATAGAAACTATGGGAGGCATAGTTGAAAAAATCATACCACGAAACACTCCATTGCCGGTTTCAGAAATAAAAGAGTTCACAACTTACGTTGATGGGCAAACAGCAATGAAAGTTCACGTTTGTCAGGGAGAGCGTGAGATGATAGGTGACAATAAGTCGCTTGCACAGTTTGAGCTTAAAGGCATACCGCTACTACCTGCAGGCTATGCAAGAATTGAGATAGAATTTACAGTGAATGTAGATGGAATACTGACTGTCAGTGCCAGAGAAAAAACCACGGAAATTGAGCAAATAGTTGAAGTGAATTCAAGTTTTGGCTTAAGCGAAGCTGATATTGAAAATATGGTTAACCAATCAATAGAGCTCTTTGATGAAGACATAAAAGCTCGTTCCTTTGCAGAATCTAAAGTCAGAGAAAATAAATTAAAAGACTTGATTGAAAGCAACAGCAATCTCCATTCTGATACACAAAAGAAAATTTTAGTTTAA
- a CDS encoding DsbA family protein — MSRISFLLILIIVIASLPIINNWLSSRSQMMSDDYIGERLDNYISKNFDKVVKTFQEQSNKSNQTARDNVAKSKISQYKNEIFDLTYPHSGNKNGSVMVVGFFDYSCGYCKTIKNDIKQLINDGKVKYIFRDAPMLGDNSLKVAKSALAVHFIDKEKYFDFHYAALNHKGAFSDSDILDIAQSIGINEDDFNNSIKNNAGKIGEMINSSKLLVRDLGVGSVPFLIIGDSLFVGATDLSVLRRKVDELSNKQNE; from the coding sequence ATGTCTAGAATATCTTTTTTATTGATTTTGATCATAGTAATAGCAAGTTTACCAATAATAAACAATTGGCTTTCAAGCCGCAGTCAAATGATGAGTGATGATTATATAGGTGAAAGATTAGATAATTATATAAGTAAAAATTTTGATAAAGTTGTAAAAACCTTTCAAGAGCAGTCAAATAAAAGCAACCAAACAGCTCGTGATAATGTGGCCAAAAGTAAGATATCACAATATAAAAATGAGATATTTGACTTAACTTATCCTCACTCTGGAAATAAAAATGGCAGCGTTATGGTTGTAGGCTTTTTTGACTATTCTTGTGGATATTGTAAAACTATAAAGAACGATATAAAACAATTAATTAATGACGGTAAAGTTAAATACATCTTTAGAGACGCTCCAATGCTCGGTGATAATTCTTTAAAAGTAGCAAAAAGTGCTTTAGCAGTTCATTTTATTGATAAAGAAAAATATTTCGACTTCCATTATGCTGCCTTAAATCATAAAGGAGCATTTTCAGATAGTGATATATTGGACATAGCGCAAAGTATAGGAATTAATGAGGATGATTTTAATAATTCTATAAAAAATAATGCGGGTAAAATCGGGGAAATGATAAATAGCAGCAAACTTCTAGTGAGAGACTTGGGTGTAGGTAGCGTACCTTTTTTAATAATTGGTGATAGCCTGTTCGTAGGAGCTACTGATTTAAGTGTATTGCGCAGGAAAGTAGATGAATTAAGCAACAAGCAAAACGAATAG
- a CDS encoding TIGR02217 family protein, whose translation MSFTEIRFSEDISYGSTGGPEFSTDIVMTHNGREQRNINWSNARAKYNIAYGVRSNEQLLELITFFHARKGKAIGFRFKDWSDFIVSDQEIGIGDNRQTIFQLVKTYISGEDKHVRVIKKPVQDKVKIYLSGKEESEYSVNYSTGEITFIKPPVNGVVITASFEFDVPVRFDTDYLNSSIDNYGSNSWNNIPLVEVKL comes from the coding sequence ATGTCATTTACAGAAATTAGATTTTCAGAAGATATATCTTACGGTTCAACAGGAGGGCCAGAATTTTCTACTGATATTGTAATGACTCATAATGGTCGTGAACAGCGCAACATTAATTGGTCAAATGCACGTGCTAAATATAATATAGCTTATGGAGTCAGATCAAACGAGCAATTACTAGAATTAATAACATTTTTTCACGCAAGAAAAGGGAAAGCTATAGGATTTCGCTTTAAGGATTGGTCAGATTTTATAGTGAGCGATCAAGAAATTGGAATAGGAGATAATCGACAGACAATCTTCCAATTGGTTAAAACTTATATAAGTGGCGAAGACAAACATGTTCGTGTAATCAAAAAGCCAGTGCAAGATAAAGTAAAAATCTACTTAAGTGGCAAAGAAGAGAGTGAATATTCAGTGAATTATTCAACTGGAGAAATAACATTTATAAAGCCGCCAGTGAACGGGGTGGTAATCACTGCAAGTTTTGAATTTGATGTGCCTGTACGCTTCGATACAGATTACTTAAATTCTTCTATTGATAACTATGGAAGTAACAGTTGGAACAATATTCCATTAGTGGAAGTGAAACTTTAA
- the rpmB gene encoding 50S ribosomal protein L28, which produces MSRICELTNRKKSFGNKVSHSNRKTKRTFLLNLHKVTLMSEILNEKFSFRIATRTLRTIDYKGDLDAFLLNTRTIKLSEEAQKIKKRLKKVLAKQQAVSS; this is translated from the coding sequence GTGAGTAGAATTTGCGAATTAACAAATAGGAAAAAGTCTTTTGGTAATAAGGTATCACATTCAAACCGTAAAACAAAACGTACCTTTCTTCTGAATTTACATAAGGTCACGTTGATGAGTGAAATATTGAATGAAAAATTCAGTTTTCGCATTGCAACAAGAACTTTGAGAACCATAGATTATAAAGGTGATCTGGATGCTTTTCTGCTTAACACAAGAACAATTAAATTAAGTGAAGAAGCACAAAAAATCAAAAAAAGATTAAAAAAAGTTTTAGCAAAGCAGCAAGCCGTCTCATCATAA
- the lipA gene encoding lipoyl synthase — translation MHSKPQWLRAKAPTGEVFNETLNIVKLHNLHTVCEEAACPNIGECWNKRHATVMILGSVCTRACAFCNVATGIPDKLDPHEPENLAKAIKKLNLKHVVITSVDRDDLPDGGANQFIKCIEEIRKTSPETTIEILTPDFLNKEGAFEAVAVASPDVYNHNIETVPRLYAKIRPRARYFHSLYLLKMVKQINPKLFTKSGFMVGLGETKEEIFQVMDDLRSAEVDFITIGQYLQPTPKHAKLDRYVTPEEFEHYKYIAYSKGFLMVASSPLTRSSYHAEEDFKRLKVYR, via the coding sequence ATGCACAGTAAACCTCAGTGGCTCAGAGCAAAAGCTCCAACCGGTGAAGTATTTAACGAAACTTTAAACATTGTTAAACTGCATAACTTGCATACAGTGTGTGAGGAAGCTGCGTGTCCAAATATCGGTGAGTGTTGGAATAAACGCCATGCTACCGTGATGATTCTCGGTTCTGTTTGCACTCGTGCTTGCGCATTTTGCAATGTTGCAACTGGAATTCCCGATAAATTAGATCCCCATGAGCCAGAAAATCTTGCGAAAGCTATAAAAAAGTTGAACTTAAAGCATGTGGTCATTACCTCTGTTGACCGCGATGATTTGCCAGATGGCGGTGCAAATCAATTTATAAAATGCATAGAAGAAATTAGAAAGACAAGCCCTGAAACAACTATAGAGATTTTAACTCCAGATTTCTTAAATAAGGAAGGAGCGTTTGAAGCAGTTGCTGTTGCTTCGCCGGATGTTTATAACCATAACATCGAAACAGTGCCAAGACTATATGCAAAAATAAGGCCACGGGCTCGTTATTTTCATTCTTTATATTTACTAAAAATGGTGAAGCAAATTAATCCTAAACTTTTTACGAAGTCCGGGTTTATGGTTGGTCTTGGAGAAACAAAAGAAGAGATATTTCAAGTTATGGATGATTTACGTAGTGCCGAAGTTGACTTCATTACAATTGGCCAATATTTACAACCAACTCCAAAGCACGCAAAACTAGATAGATATGTAACTCCAGAAGAATTTGAACACTATAAATATATTGCTTATTCCAAAGGATTTTTAATGGTTGCATCAAGTCCACTAACTCGCTCCTCATATCATGCCGAAGAAGACTTTAAAAGACTTAAAGTTTATCGTTAA
- the ychF gene encoding redox-regulated ATPase YchF: MSFNCGIVGLPNIGKSTLFNALTESSAAEAANYPFCTIEPNVGKVAIKDSRLKQIAAIAGSEKSIYNQLEVVDIAGLVKGASKGEGLGNKFLSHIREVDAIVHLLRCFADDDITHVHNEIDPISDAEVVEMELILADIDSIEKRLPQMEKKAKQGDKELKKQLDLMQEVLTALKSGKPARSLKNQDAEEMKLLQLLTTKPVMYVCNVEDTNVITGNELSKKVQKMAEENQSKFYCISAKLEADIANLESEEEKQSFLSEFGLQESGLDSIARIMYEVLNMITFFTVGPKEARAWPVKIGSTADKAAGVIHTDFEKGFIKAETISFEDYIKYGNESACKDAGKMRFEGREYVVKDGDIMHFRFNV; encoded by the coding sequence ATGAGTTTTAACTGTGGTATAGTGGGATTGCCAAACATTGGAAAGTCAACTTTATTTAACGCGCTTACAGAGTCAAGTGCTGCTGAAGCTGCAAACTACCCTTTCTGCACAATAGAGCCAAATGTGGGCAAAGTGGCAATAAAAGACTCGCGCTTAAAGCAGATTGCAGCAATTGCTGGCTCAGAGAAGTCAATCTACAATCAATTAGAGGTTGTTGATATTGCAGGTCTTGTGAAGGGTGCAAGTAAAGGAGAAGGTCTTGGCAATAAATTCTTAAGCCACATTAGAGAAGTTGACGCTATTGTTCACTTGCTTCGGTGTTTTGCCGATGATGATATCACTCATGTACATAATGAAATAGATCCAATTTCAGATGCTGAAGTGGTGGAAATGGAGTTGATTCTAGCTGATATTGATAGCATAGAAAAAAGGCTGCCGCAGATGGAAAAAAAAGCAAAGCAAGGTGATAAAGAACTGAAGAAGCAACTTGATTTAATGCAAGAGGTGCTTACTGCGCTAAAATCTGGCAAACCTGCAAGAAGCTTAAAAAACCAGGACGCAGAAGAAATGAAATTGCTTCAACTGCTAACAACAAAGCCTGTGATGTACGTCTGCAATGTTGAAGATACGAATGTTATAACTGGCAACGAGCTATCTAAAAAAGTGCAAAAAATGGCAGAGGAAAATCAAAGTAAATTTTATTGTATTTCAGCAAAACTCGAGGCAGATATTGCAAATCTTGAGAGTGAAGAGGAAAAACAGAGCTTTTTATCAGAATTTGGCTTGCAAGAGTCAGGGTTGGATTCAATTGCACGCATCATGTATGAAGTGCTAAATATGATAACTTTTTTTACTGTAGGTCCCAAGGAAGCACGAGCGTGGCCAGTGAAAATAGGGTCAACAGCTGATAAAGCTGCAGGGGTAATTCACACTGACTTTGAAAAAGGCTTTATAAAAGCAGAGACGATAAGTTTTGAAGATTATATAAAATATGGAAATGAATCAGCTTGCAAAGATGCAGGCAAAATGAGATTTGAAGGCAGAGAGTACGTTGTTAAAGATGGAGACATAATGCACTTTAGGTTTAATGTATAG
- a CDS encoding DUF6444 domain-containing protein, translated as MIEVLQEKIVVLESESANLKMEIENLRKGIIELQDKLGLNSKNSSLPPSQDVYCKKAKKKSDKNPGCSGHEGHKRELISPLRKGRKQVKNIKKRIK; from the coding sequence ATGATAGAGGTGCTACAAGAGAAGATTGTGGTGTTGGAGTCAGAAAGTGCCAATCTCAAAATGGAGATAGAAAATCTTAGGAAGGGAATAATAGAATTGCAAGACAAGCTGGGTTTAAATTCAAAAAACTCATCTCTACCACCATCGCAAGATGTATATTGCAAAAAGGCAAAAAAGAAGAGCGATAAGAACCCAGGGTGCTCAGGACATGAAGGGCACAAGCGAGAGTTAATAAGCCCCCTGCGAAAAGGTAGAAAACAGGTGAAAAACATTAAAAAGCGTATAAAATGA
- a CDS encoding P44/Msp2 family outer membrane protein: MINFYYNMDTKPFVLYSAIGGGFGMLEDKGEEGFLPILAYQGKIGISYTLTKNTKAFFGYSNFNTVSLIPTICRSKNSIEIGVSYHF; this comes from the coding sequence ATGATAAATTTTTACTACAATATGGATACAAAACCTTTTGTGTTATATAGTGCAATTGGTGGAGGGTTTGGCATGCTTGAAGACAAGGGAGAAGAAGGTTTCCTTCCAATTTTAGCATACCAAGGAAAAATAGGTATTAGCTATACCTTAACTAAAAATACAAAAGCCTTTTTTGGTTATAGCAACTTTAATACAGTTTCACTAATACCAACAATATGCAGAAGTAAGAACAGCATAGAAATTGGAGTGAGTTATCATTTTTAA